The genomic window TGGTCAGGCACGAGGCGCATGGAGATCTTCGCGGCAGCGCGCGCCGGGATCACGGTCTTGGCGCCGGGCGCGGTGAAGCCGCCAGGCATGCCGTGAACCTCGAGCGTGGGGCGCGCCCAGGTGCGATAGAGGACGGAGAACTCTTTTTCGCCGGTGAGCGCGGGTGAGCCGACCTCGGTCTTGCGATAGTGCTCCTCGTTGAAGGGCAGCCGCTTCCATGCTTTGAGTTCGTCGGCGGAAGGCTTCTTCACGCCCTTGTAGAAGCCGGGAATGAGGATCTTGCCGGACTTCTCGTCTTTGAGGCGCGCGATGATATTGGAGAGCGCGATGAGCGGGTTCGGGGCGGCGCCGCCGTACATGCCGGAGTGCAGGTCAGTCTTGGCGCCCTGGGCTTCGACTTCGGTGTAGACGAGGCCGCGCAGTCCGACGCAGAGCGTCGGGAGGTCGGGCGCGAACAGCTCGGTGTCGGTGACGAGGGCGAAGTCGGCCTTCAGGCGCGCCTTCTGCTTGCGGACGTACTCAGCGATGGACTCGCCGCCGACTTCTTCCTCGCCTTCGATCAGGATCTTGACATTGATGGGAAGCCGGCCGTTGCCTTCACGGAAGAGGGCCTCGAGCGCCTTCACCTGCATCCAGAGCTGGCCTTTGTCGTCGACGGCGCCGCGGGCGTAGAGGTTGTTATTGCGGATAGTGGGCTCGAAGGGAGGCGAATGCCATTCGTCGAGCGGCTCGGCGGGCTGGACGTCGTAGTGCGCGTAGCAGAGCACGGTGGGCTTGCCGGCGGCGTGGAGCCATTCGGCGTAGACCAGCG from Terriglobales bacterium includes these protein-coding regions:
- a CDS encoding dipeptidase, coding for MASAPALDFAHQNQERFLNELKDLLRIPSVSTAPEHKQDVQRAAQFVADELKRIGMESVEIIPTKGHPLVYAEWLHAAGKPTVLCYAHYDVQPAEPLDEWHSPPFEPTIRNNNLYARGAVDDKGQLWMQVKALEALFREGNGRLPINVKILIEGEEEVGGESIAEYVRKQKARLKADFALVTDTELFAPDLPTLCVGLRGLVYTEVEAQGAKTDLHSGMYGGAAPNPLIALSNIIARLKDEKSGKILIPGFYKGVKKPSADELKAWKRLPFNEEHYRKTEVGSPALTGEKEFSVLYRTWARPTLEVHGMPGGFTAPGAKTVIPARAAAKISMRLVPDQDPDDVLKRFTAYVKRLTPKGITISIKVHSKGEAIVVGTDNEYVKAAKDAMHDVFKKDTVFIRSGGSIPIVADFENVLKIPSIMMGMGLPDDNLHAPNEKFHIPNFYRGIDSLIRFFQRLAQ